Sequence from the Helicoverpa armigera isolate CAAS_96S chromosome 14, ASM3070526v1, whole genome shotgun sequence genome:
cttgctggccagcctcagccgcggcggcgaccgcttcaactacctgcgcctcagctcgcaggtcgcctcgcccctccgtgcctacgcgcttttgaattgcactctaggggtagggcagacaagactacgtggagtcggttttgcagcgattcgttttcgtcactaagttcagtttttaatacaatgttttgaatccaaattaaattctaccataaaaaaaacgagccaagaaaaatgagatcaagaaaaacgaggccgagtaagtaaatcagatgacaattgcccaattaataattttgtggctagacttgtaattttcaattaaaatagaacatataattttaacaataatcataaaatatgtagcaagtaacaggatttatttattagaacaactgccaccctcgcaccgcataaaatatagctttattatcaaattgcccaactatcatgtagcaatataataatgcccgtgcaatgtgataaataatgaagttaagatagttattaatcacttggcccgataaagctagacattatgcataatgctcgggcattataaataatgcccgaattaatcacatggtccataacatatatattacTACATAGGTAAGATCTTCAACGCGTAGTTTCAGCTGCATCCCTAGGTAGGTTACTATTTTCTGCATTAGTTAATGGAACTTTATACATAAGGGACATACATACGTACTATTACGTACTTAGATTCCACTCATAGTTTCAGCCCCGTCAAATTTTAACTAACTACTTCtatcacccggataaaaagaccTATGTTTTGCTGATGCCTATGCATTCAGCTTTAACTATTATTATATGTAGAGTTTCATCATATCTGTTTAGTAGTTTTAGCGATAGCGTAATAATCATTAAGACAGCCATCTATATATCCTATATACAAACTTATACGTTTTGTGTAATGTGACAAATccatttttctaatatttttttctaattcttaTTCTTATCCTTTAACTatgtaaagtaggtatattattactaCTATTCTACTGGAAGCTTTTCAGGCAACAGTGATGAAGCTCATGTGTATTTGTacacaaagaaaacaataacCCCTCTTCACTGAGGTCGGCTAAAAACGTGCTTGTAAGGTCATCAAACGTTTTAGGGAAGGCCTGATTATTATTTTGcgataaaattaacttaatgagTTTAATAACGTGAACTATCAACATACAGCAAAACGTCACGTgttgtttaaataatgtaaatagtatATGATAAACTAGTAGGTAATATTGCATTGTTGTTTAAAGATTAATTGTGggaaaaaacaaagaaagctTCTCAAATATAAggacagttttttgttttttttttcctctttccataaaacgttattttaataaacttcttAGTAACCTAAATACAATTCGGAAGGTTACgtttatatgattttttatacctttaatTTAAAACCTCTGATTAAGGTTATTTTGTGGTTTAAccctttatttaaaagtaacatTGAACTTTCAAGTTCGCGGGATTTTTTatgatcaaataaataattggttcAATGATTTGTGACTGGAAAGctaattataaattttatttctttttgatataggtacattGAGTCATGTGgccttataaaataaataaaacgtgataaaaactgttattaaaTATAACACTTTTGCTACACTGACAACCACTAACCACTTAGCTGACCTGAGCATCGAATCTAGTACCACCAGTTTAACCCTAGAGCTTTCGATCACTTTGCTATGGAGttagtacttatttttttccatGCTCTTCTATCTCTACTATAccaaattagttatttttacgtttataaaaatactatgaaTCTGTTCTCCTACTCCCACGTGCTAGAAGAACTACTTTCTGCAACCGGGTAAAATGTGCCCTAAGTAAGTAGATCATAAAAACTAAGTTATTTCCagatatatgtacttacctaaaaatcacaataattcGCAAATCCACATAACATCACGGACTTACGCACAACAAGTTAGCTGCGTACAGTCACCGCCAAAACTGATCCGTCGCGGGTTTATCACTGTTATATAATACTTTACACGCGAACTTGTTTAGACAGCACTCACTCACCCTGTAGATAACAGTTAAGTTAAACagacgaaaaatatttttatatatttttttttgtaaatgttttagtatttttttctttttttttttttaataataaaataattttggtatataataaaaaaattttggTACTAATGACTGCGACACAGCTTTTCTcttattctttgtttttttttttggtttttaactCTTTGTTACCTATACCTacgaaataatttgaatttgaaattaagCAATATACACCTAAagaaaggacattgttccggctccatacatgttctgcctaagaaccgttcgaatggaaagtgacttctataaaatcttaaaattatatggaatcctatgaaataagttttcacgaacggacacttcaggaaactaaaataattacgaaaaaagttaatattttgaggttataaataaaaaataaccaagcttgcgtgaaatatcagagtagtattatcaaactaatacaaaatatcaacaatactatgtacagctctgtatgttctcttctagatctaggaaaagactactctactagatactaggaaaagagatagtacctagACAAGTTTAAGATAACTCTTTGACAATTATCATTTtacaaagttgcattttctgtctgtccctatgaatgcttagatctttaaaactacgcaatggatttgggtgcgattttttttaatagatagagtaggtcaagaggaagcttacaccaaggttttacattgccaccgtgcgaagacggggcgtgtggctagttttcataaatgcttagaatttttgtgaaaaacaactacctaaacgcttttgctttcaacgttacgtttcttaatatatagtgaatccactttggatttgtgataaaacgcataagtatccaaaatggaaaagttccattcaccacaattcataaaatatcgatattattacgatagagcattattttatttaaatgattgttactacttttatattagacagttacctagctatctacatgccataaggcgggaatcgaacccgcggtctattaccaagaaggcacagaccatactaaaaatgtcattaccacacaaaataatttaacagttaaagtaaggtttaccaataacaatgaaagaggttttcgaggatgtgcaataaaaacaatatttatattcaattaaaggtttttaatcatcaatatttctcaataatatattatttaagaactgagcagggggttcaattgaattttggtatctcgcccagcttaaataccagataatagtcattatgtgggcacaacagcccactaTTTTACacccaacgatacaattgcaacagtgatgcctgatggtaggagcttcttacaaagtacacaattgcgtccaacagtgcattgcatcttattatgctcgactgcttcagaccaacacgtcgtacatacAAGGTCATGAGCTttaacctgtaataaataaatacaataaaacattagtaacttgcaattgtggcaattgatttgaaaaccgagaaattgtgtgcttatgaaaacataagtcgGTAGTaatattcttatcaaaattagaaaaacactttcgtagaccacttaccatacggggaacagtccattgttgtatgcaacgaagtatatcttcgttttctaataccaaagaacctccagcagatccacaatttatacaatatactacaTATATTCtccatccattgttgtaattataatacaactaaattcgatcacagacagagcaatatccgaaaatgccaggaaaatccagtcctttacacacagccgagtctaccaagtacgcaatctaatcggagtccgtaatcaagccaaagttgttagaataaaaccatgaaacgcatagaaaatcacaaaagaaacgatagtcgcaaagcaatcaaactgacttctgGCAAACATATGTCAATGtggcaaactgactgaagtacaccagtgttgccaattacgaaaactataatcctactcgaatgccaagctagaaattcgcgatttcgcttaaaacatatagaatactagttttttttctagctagtcagtttaggtatttaaatgaataaagtgttaccaactaattttaataaccgacttcggaaaggaggtcCTCAGTtcgatccgtatttaccgaaatcgcgaaaacttccaaaactggcagcactggctaacggaaacattttataaggcatcaataattgtgacccaactttttatttagaatttatttatttgaagtgtccgtggaatactaaaatatgtttcaaacaatataaaaaaaaatgaaaattatagtataatttatattcacatcggttcttaggccaaaattgaacaatgtcctttgtcGTGCAgtacacaatatttaaaaaaaatcaatacatatcaaaataaatgttatcaaTGATTgattacgatttttttaatgcatattttgtaaaaacaatcAGTATTTTTCAAGTTACTGACATGCGTTTATCATGTACTTAGACAGTGTTCTGATTCTTTAACGAAGGATGCGATCTTCAGTGAtcacagaataaagatgtaAAACTGTGAAGatacgtactaacgttcgtaaaaatgacactcacacacgcatgtgcatcggCGAGCTTCTATCGGTGCTATCGGTGCTCACGACGGTCAGTACTGAGCGTCGTGCATCGAGctcatgcgtgtgtgagtgacattgttacggtgttgttacgaacgttagtatgtagcttcccaactgtTTACaggagaatatatttaaactgtggtgATAGTTTTGCTTGACGTGGGTTTATATGCACACTGGGTCTTTGACTGTAAACCGCCGGTGAACAATAATTTTTATCTAGGTTCACACTGGGTACTGTGAATAGAGCTTTTGACTTTGTGCGACTTCACATCTGCCTAGtgttttcccaactacgttgagttggcttccagtctaacgaaACGCAGTTGACTACCAGTGTGCCacgtggagcgactgcctatttgacctcctcaacccgttGACGAGGAACCCGATACCCCTGGGTACATTTGCtgtttctggtttctgactaccagtaacgactgccaaagatgacagccgggacccactaaattaagtaggtaaagtGTTAATAATCAAATTGGATTTTtacgatttatttatatacttaggtacatgcgtaaaataaatataatttatccaAAATTTGTTCAAGTATTCATTACCATTAAAAACCTTTGATTTTGAATATGTTTCGAATCCATTATCaggattatttcttaatttacatttttaatggtTCTAGGATCGATAAAATGTTTACCTGCCTAATTTTATGGACTTATTAATCATTTATAATGTAACCGCATTCTTCCtgattcttttataaaaaagatttaagttaactggttatatttttagaaaaaaaaaagtttttaacttttttcttttggttcactttttaaaagatttctGTAAGTTCTAGACAGTGAGTTAACTTCAACCTTAGTTAGagttaaagttcaaaatactgAATAGGTAGATAACCTaggtgcaatatttttttatctataaaagTGACGTCAAAGTATGAACCTAAGTAACTTGACGAGACTTGAGTAGGATAATGAACTTGGATCTATTACCTTCTTAAGTATTTTGAACTTATAGGTAACGACtatcgatattatttttttattcttcgcATCTTAATTTTAGACATATTAACAATGTTAAAATTGATTACATAATCTAGTTTATTATGTAAtcaatattaacattttcgATATACCTACTGAATGTTGCCAGATTATACTTAACTATTATTTGATATTCAAATGTAACTGAATTACCTTAAAACTCCAAAAGAACCCACATATTTACCTTCATGTAATGTACCTAACCAAGAAAAAAACAGGATATAAATGGAACCTACACTATTCATTTAGTTGGAAATGAAAGGCCTATTTCCGGGCATAACCACAAAATACCATGTAATAATTACCGGCGTAAATCCTTTAGTTTTACGGCAGTTAATCATGTGTGTAACCAAGAGACATTTCACTACAATATTCACATTTACTTGGGTTTGTTTTATGTTACGGTAACCCAAGTAACCATCTCAAAAAGCAAAAAAGGCATGttttttacctacttattgaaCTTGAACTCAATGCAGAGCTTAAAATTCAAGATTAAATAAAGATACCTTCTCATAACGGTATCGCAGTGGGTCGATattcatttgaaaattattacctTCTTACACGATTTTCCTCAATCATTGttcattaattcaatattttgttgCCCTTAAGTATTTAAGAACATGTGAGTCATCTGAAGGGATAAACCAGTTTTAAGGCTGAATATGAATGTAAAGCCcgttatttttggaaaacaaaccTTTCTAAaaattattgttgaattatatagTACAGGTATGTGTATGTAGGTTATTGTAACAGTATTTTGAATCTGGATTTAAGTGCGCTTTCACACTTATGAAGTTTTTTACGCTCGACGTGTTTCGCGCGTTTAGAAGACGTTGCAGGTTTTAGGATAATCTAGTATGTAGTAAGTAGGTGCACTGTCGATACAATGAAACTGATTActttgaacaaataaaaaccacgtaaaataacattatttatttttataagtaactaaaagtagtaaataaatgtgtataaattttatattttttatagagaCTATAATAACAGGagggtacctacttaattactaTCAAGAATGTATCTTGCTATCTGAAGGTAAAAATAATGCAGCTACAGCACCGCCTGAAAAaaaggaatatttaaataaaaactaatttaagtaaaaagtgtaaaactttttttacatttgagcaatatttattattaaaataccttCCGATAAAatcgtcaaaaaatatatttcaaaagctTAATTAACTTTTACGACTAGTAagataagataaagataaaaagtcatttattcaaagtaggctgaaaatcagcactttttgaaggtctttGTAAATGACAGCTCCCAGAACGcctgcccttcaccacttcgtgtgtatttttgtttggaaGAAGAAGAGGTGGGatacaattctgtctgtatgatTTGAAGAACCAGTTATATACaaaacattacaatacaaaatttaaaacTGTTGAGTGTAACTTACTGAGTACGATCCCTGCGCCTGAGTACAACGCCACCGAACAGTGATCTGTCATGGCGCCGCTCAGTATGTTAGTGCCGGCGAACGCGCTGAGCCGCGCCACCATCATGCCCAGGCAGGCTATCATGCCTCTGTAATGTTCAGTTAGTGTCATATATCATGCCCGAGTGTATCTACGTATATAGATAACACACTGAGCAATGATCTGTCATGGCGCCGCTCAGTATGTTAGTGCCGGCGAACGCGCTGAGCCGCGCCACCATCATGCCCAGGCAGGCTATCATGCCTCTGTAATGTTCAGCTTAGTGTCATATATCATGCCAGAGTGTATCTTCGTATATAGATGAGCAATGGCACCAAATATCGAGCAAAGTTTAAAGAACCAAACAAGCCCATTTGACAGCTCCTCTCTAGAATGGGCCTATATCTGAATGActacctcgttggtctagtggtcgcaagcgcggctgctgtgctcgaggtctcgggttctattcccgggtcgggccgaaatcgctttgtgggttttcttaaactttcactaagcagcccgtagtctggaagttggtgattgattcacccgtgcatcgtagAGCAGGTAaataatgtcggtcctgcgcctgatttctTTCCGGTCGtctcggattgccgtcccatcgggttatgagagtgaaggaatagggagtgcacctgtgtctgcgcaaatgctcgtgcactataatatgtcctgcgcagctggctgatcttaaatgagaacagccgccgtttTTCATATCCGAATATTACCGTCAACTCACCTGTAAGACGTAGGATACAAGTCGACGAAGTACGAGGATATGACTCCGAAGACCATGGCGGTGGTGAGGAAGATGTAGAACAGCACCAGGCCTGACAGTGCGTCACCAGTGTTGTTGATGCCGGCGCCTGCTGCCGCTGCTATCACCAGGATTATGATGGTCAGGGGCTGGGGAACAATCTTTGATTCATGTCTACTCAAAAGCTGGATAAGGTCGTAGAATAGAAATCTTAGTGGGTAATATTGCTTTGTAACTTAACATTGTcacaagtttttaattaactacCTACTCATTGTTTGTTaggaaaattattataagtatcCTTTTCCTATCTTTTAATTGACGGCATGTCACTGAATGTCTAATATCAGCTTAACACTGTATAATTGAATCATCTTTACAATCCTTTTACTTTAATAAGAAATACAAGTCACAGGGGCAGACGCTTAAAGCAATCAACTGCTTTTCTCACGGCCAATTATATGTTCCTTTATCAAGGGTCAGCAACGCCTCCGGTCTTTCTAGCGCCTGAAGGAAGAATCtcaaatattatatacttattatataCTTTGTTATATAtacttgtttataaataaatttttcgaaagaatttattttggaaaatgggTTCTTAGAATTCGACATCACACTTTGAAATCTTTGATTTTGGTGACCCCGTTATCGCTGGCATAAGcaacaggatccgcgtacgaagtcgcgggcagaagctagtaagaaatatttttcattggtATTTTCTTTGGGATTCAGaaactagtgttttataaatcCAGACTACAATTCACTGCTGGTAATAGCTAGCCCGATATAACGAACATTCCTTTTTAAAATGTCGCCATTTCAGAGATCATgaacaaaattcaattaaaatgatCCAACCCATACTTACTAATACTATAATTttgaacttaaaactaaataccCAAAGCCTAAGTAATCGATTCTACAGTAATCAAGTAATTTGACGGTCATTAGAACTAAATGATTGGTGAACCAGTTTCAAGGTAACTTACATATGGGGTCACTAGATCTAGCCCTGATCTAGCCTAACTTGTTCTTAGTCTAGATTCTTTAATGATTTTGTGCCTTAAATTGCTGTCTTCAACTTGATAGACCCTAATTGATGCCGTAAGTGGTTGAATTTTCGTATGCATTTGATTTGTGTAACCGAACCTGTTCTTGTGTTTTCAATTTATCTATAAGTACACAGAAGGGGCATATAAttgctactttttacccggttgtGGGAAGTGAAGTCCCTGGAAGCGGATGATACCGTGAAGAACAAATAGATTCTTCTACATTCCACTCAACCCCACACTTGTGCAACAATTTTCAAGTACCTATAGATAGGTACATGAAaagcatgggcgtagccagctttgggctcagggtggggcagcagtcaacctatcctcCGGGGGAGAGCGGAGCtcctccgattttttgtatcttgagccatTAATTtcaaacttgttaatctcttaatttaaGAGGttaatattttcaggtacagaaaataaacaatcacacacaggacaaaagccaaaagcaagggcatatagtttctgaatacgcgagcgaagcgagcgcgaaatttttatcggacttaaaccaaatattacgtaaagtttagcccaaacgtacttaactttttgtttgttgacaaatgcaaaaacaagggcatacagtttctgaataagcgagcgaagcgagcgcgaaatttttatcggacttaaaccaaatattacgtaaagtttagcccaaacgtacttaactttttgtttgttgacaaatgcaaaaacaagggcatacagtttctgaatacgcgagcgaagcgagctcgaaatttttatcggacttaaaccaaatattacgtaaagtttagcacaaacgtacttaactttttgtttgttgacaaatgcaaaaataagggcatatagtttctgtatacgcgagcgaagcgagcgcgaaatttttatcggacttaaaccaaatattacgtaaagtttaacacaaacgtacttaactttttgtttgttgacaaatgcaaaaataagggcatatagtttctgtatacgcgagcgaagcgagcgcgaaatttttatcggacttaaaccaaatattacgtaaaatttagcccaaacgtacttaactttttgttttttgacaaatacaaaaataacatcgtTTCTGAATAcacgagcgaagcgagcgcgtaattattttttaaaacttaaaaccaaaaactacgtaaaatgttacccaaatatacatttttatgaatgggggtactaggtacgacacacccgatttacgtccatacgaaaaccccctcgctcgtatagataagtcgataaaataaagttagatacctaacgtatagcaacgtcgcgcagctaagcttcgcggaccactcggaatgcctccagggaccaccagtggtccgcggacgaccggttaagaaccaatgtgctaaacgatcgttccattgtacaggtcgtacatggctgggcaagcaaaatagcaAGCccggtttttacactaggataaaattgcatttccgaaattttgatcactttcaccagttccatctccttcaatgcaatattttttgcattagatgacgcgcgcaccgcgcacgttcgggaactcgagcgtgtattttgttttgatcgcgctcttttcaaagttgacaatttttttgtgcaataacttacggatagtaAATATGATTGTTGAagttgttagttagagttagtaaaaaaaacattgtttaatcaatcagacaccttataggtcagagccagggcccagggtggggcaagtgccccagcttgccccagtgtggctaagCCCATGATGAAAAGCAAGATAATTACTGCCTTTTCTTGACCAAGTATAACCTTTTCGTAGGCAGAACGACATACGGAAGTTGTTACTATGTTCTCACTTGAGCGTATTTGACTTATGAGCAATGATACACACCTTTCTCCTGCCAGCACACTGTGAGATGATGGCATTTAGAACAAAGAATGACATGCCGTGTGCACAGCCCGCCCAGATGGTGTTGTCTTCTATCGTGTTCTTGCATTCGGACACCACCTGCAGAAATAAAGgaattcttaataaatattgtacaaagatgaattaataaaatagttgCTAGAAATAAACTAGTTGTTAGAAATGCCAGCAAGCATCGTAAAAACAGCTGAAGTGCAACAGATATTTCTCATTCGAACACTGAAATTCGAACTCATTTCTATGTGATTGGTACGACGTGAAGAATATGTTGAAGATGTGTAACATACCGGCTGATCATCAGCGGCAGTAGTGTTGCTGAGGTGGAACAGGTCGCAGAAGGAGGCGTCGGCCACACTGGTGGCGTACGATGTGAAGAATATGTTGAAGATGTGTAACATACCGGCTGATCTTCAGCAGCAGTAGTGTTGGTGAGATGGAACAGGTCGCAGAAGGAGGCGTCAGCCGCGCTGGTGGCGTACGATGTGAAGAATATGTTGAAGATGGTCGGCAGGATTATTGCGAAGCTGTTGTtactgaaagaaaaacaatggaCATGTAGGAATAGGcaaataatgataaacaataATCACCCTGAGGTTTAACTGGAGAATATATCGCTCATAAACAACTTGCTATTTTAACATAAAAGGCGCTTACAAACCAAATCTATctaataatgataaaaacacTTTATTTCTAGATTATCTTTGAAAATAGAAGCAGCATTCAATAGAGGCAAGGATAACTAAAAAGCCAAAGATGATACAACCCTTGACGTAGTAGATATAGAAAACCATGAAAGCagtaaaagtaagtaaatacaaTCAAGTTATGATAACtcaagtaaatattactttacTTATGTTATTAATGATGGTCTTACGCGATATAAGTGACGAAGGTGAGGTAGTACAGGAGTGCAGTCTTCCACAGCAGAGGCGGTTTGAACAGAGGAGCGATTTGAGTCCAGAGAGACTGCAGGGAGAACACTCCCACCTCCTCCTTGTTGCCGTCTTCTAGGTAGATCTGTTTCACCTAGACAGAAGAAAAacatattgcataaaaaatatttagtgccTAATTTAAGTTTCTTAGCAAAACATTGCAAAGGTTAAGTTGTGACAAAATCTTAGGAGCAATATTGACTGTTAATTCACGTAATACATGAATAGTTGTCCGTATGCTTTCTCCTATTCTATTGCGAAATAAAAGCTCaccttattaaaattaaagacacggaaatttaaaatctttgttATAACATTACTGCTTTAGACTTTAGCTTGCTAATTTTTGCTTTAGACTCGTGAATCGTGTTGGAAAACCCTGTACAGTTAGTAAGATTTTTCCTCCGTACGTTCGGGTAGTTAAGATTCAATGCGTTAACCTTTAGTATACACTAATAACTTAATACTAACAGGAAACTTATCCCCATCATGTCCATTAGCCACATAGATCCTCTTCAGGACTTGCACAGCCTCTTCATTCCGGCCGACATTGGCGAGGAACTTGGGGCTCTCGCTGTAGAACCACAGCAGCAGCGCGCTGAGGCCCAGTGGGAGCGCCATGATCAGGGTCAGGAGACGCCAGGGTCGGTAGCTGATGCCTAGCAGGGGGATGCTGAAGTCCAGCTTCATTATTAGGAAGGCGGTTACTGGAAATGTAAATGGTGTGATTAGTATGTTATATTCTGGTGGTGGAATTTAAAAATGAGTGGTAT
This genomic interval carries:
- the LOC110378273 gene encoding synaptic vesicle glycoprotein 2B encodes the protein MAPSKNSYNINKSHINNIEMNSVDHSKIEYSYEEALEITGHGRYNYGLLITCFVLIIAMGIDIFGLGIIVTAATCDLDLTLSQIGILSSMSFAGIIVMSYPWGYLSDTRGRKLVLMWAMGGSFISSVISSLSPTWQVLAALRFISSALSSAAESATYALIGECCGTRVRAKYMLLITSALMITPALYYITAFLIMKLDFSIPLLGISYRPWRLLTLIMALPLGLSALLLWFYSESPKFLANVGRNEEAVQVLKRIYVANGHDGDKFPVKQIYLEDGNKEEVGVFSLQSLWTQIAPLFKPPLLWKTALLYYLTFVTYIANNSFAIILPTIFNIFFTSYATSAADASFCDLFHLTNTTAAEDQPVVSECKNTIEDNTIWAGCAHGMSFFVLNAIISQCAGRRKPLTIIILVIAAAAGAGINNTGDALSGLVLFYIFLTTAMVFGVISSYFVDLYPTSYRGMIACLGMMVARLSAFAGTNILSGAMTDHCSVCYLYT